The Parabacteroides sp. AD58 genome includes a window with the following:
- the ligA gene encoding NAD-dependent DNA ligase LigA: MSVKEQIEALRSELEQHNYNYYVLSAPTISDQEFDKKMKELQDLEAAHPEYYDPDSPTQRVGSDLSKEFEQVQHRYPMLSLGNTYSEEDVRDFYERTARSLNEPFEIVAELKYDGTSISLWYEKGRLVRAVTRGDGTKGDDVTANVKTIRSVPLRLRGNDYPEEVEIRGEVLLPWAEFDRLNKEREEQEEPLFANPRNAASGTLKQQNPAIVAARKLDAYLYYVLGEHLPADTHYGNLEAARRWGLKIPDVMKICHNLQDIFDYIHYWDTERKNLPVATDGIVLKVNSLRQQKNLGFTAKSPRWAIAYKFQAERAETRLNSVSFQVGRTGAITPVANLEPVLLAGTIVKRASLHNADIIEGLDLHIGDQVYVEKGGEIIPKIVGVNTEARTMMIGDKVRFITRCPECGTPLVRPEGEAAHYCPNDSGCPPQIKGRIEHFVTRRAMNINMGPETVEDLYEAGWVKNVADLYDLKITDLMSLERWAEKSARNLLNSLRESKSVPFERVLYALGIRYVGETVAKRLAMSFHSIDELMHASFEQLVAVDEIGDRIAQSVVTYFADERNRQIVERLRAQGLQMAVSEAVLANRSDRLKGLTFVISGTFSQHSRDEYKTMIEQHGGKNTGSVSGKTSYILAGENMGPAKLEKAAKLGVRIIHEDEFLKMIEE; the protein is encoded by the coding sequence CTGAGTATTATGATCCGGATTCTCCGACACAGCGGGTGGGAAGTGACTTGTCGAAAGAGTTCGAACAGGTACAGCACCGCTATCCGATGCTTTCGCTGGGTAATACCTATTCGGAAGAAGATGTGCGCGACTTTTACGAACGTACGGCACGGTCGCTGAATGAACCCTTTGAAATTGTGGCTGAGCTGAAATATGACGGTACGTCGATTTCGCTGTGGTATGAAAAAGGACGGCTGGTCCGCGCCGTGACGCGCGGTGACGGTACAAAGGGAGATGATGTAACGGCGAATGTGAAGACCATCCGTTCTGTTCCCTTGCGTTTAAGGGGAAATGATTATCCAGAAGAGGTGGAAATCCGCGGAGAAGTGTTATTGCCCTGGGCTGAATTTGACCGTTTGAATAAAGAACGGGAAGAACAGGAGGAACCTTTGTTTGCCAATCCGCGGAACGCGGCGTCCGGCACATTGAAACAACAGAATCCGGCCATTGTGGCTGCCCGCAAGTTGGATGCCTATTTATATTATGTATTGGGCGAACATCTGCCGGCCGATACGCATTATGGTAATTTGGAAGCTGCCCGGCGATGGGGGTTGAAAATACCGGATGTGATGAAGATCTGCCATAACCTGCAGGATATATTCGATTACATTCATTACTGGGATACGGAACGGAAGAATCTGCCGGTGGCAACAGACGGCATTGTCTTGAAGGTCAATTCGCTTCGCCAGCAGAAAAACCTGGGATTTACGGCCAAGAGTCCGCGTTGGGCCATCGCCTATAAGTTCCAGGCAGAACGGGCTGAAACCCGTTTGAATTCGGTTTCTTTCCAGGTAGGGCGGACGGGCGCGATTACTCCGGTAGCTAATCTGGAACCGGTGTTGCTGGCCGGAACGATCGTTAAGCGTGCTTCCCTGCATAATGCGGATATCATTGAAGGCCTGGATCTGCATATCGGCGATCAGGTTTATGTAGAAAAAGGAGGAGAGATCATTCCGAAGATAGTCGGTGTGAATACCGAAGCCCGGACAATGATGATAGGCGATAAGGTACGTTTTATCACCCGTTGCCCCGAATGTGGAACACCGTTGGTCCGTCCGGAAGGCGAGGCCGCTCATTATTGTCCGAACGACAGCGGTTGTCCGCCTCAGATCAAGGGACGGATTGAGCACTTCGTTACACGGCGGGCGATGAATATCAACATGGGTCCTGAGACTGTCGAAGATTTATATGAAGCCGGTTGGGTAAAGAACGTGGCCGATTTGTATGACCTGAAGATAACCGACCTGATGTCGCTCGAACGCTGGGCCGAAAAGAGCGCCCGGAATCTGTTGAACAGTCTGAGAGAGTCGAAGTCTGTTCCTTTTGAGCGGGTGCTGTATGCCTTGGGTATCCGTTATGTGGGCGAGACGGTCGCAAAGCGCTTAGCCATGTCGTTCCATTCGATAGACGAGCTGATGCACGCTTCGTTTGAACAGCTGGTGGCAGTCGACGAGATTGGTGATCGCATAGCACAGAGTGTGGTGACTTATTTTGCTGACGAACGGAATCGTCAGATCGTGGAGCGTCTGCGTGCACAAGGCTTGCAGATGGCTGTTTCAGAAGCTGTATTGGCCAATCGTTCCGATCGGCTGAAAGGCCTGACTTTTGTGATCAGCGGTACGTTTTCACAACATTCGAGAGATGAATATAAGACTATGATCGAACAGCACGGCGGCAAGAATACCGGCTCTGTTTCAGGCAAGACCAGTTATATCCTGGCAGGCGAGAACATGGGACCGGCGAAGTTGGAGAAAGCGGCTAAATTAGGTGTTCGTATCATTCATGAAGATGAGTTCTTGAAAATGATAGAAGAATGA
- a CDS encoding DUF6913 domain-containing protein, with translation MILSHYFIRKKILSILAQPATRQPKGLSLPEAEHILLVYTYPDKEEVEACLAQVKGKHQWTHLLFSEVPVPETALTSDTIVCTKKELDAKGFPPEALVEKVKSVKADLLIDLTTDVCYPLLYLVAQHTAGMKAGVKKPFGEFYDFSLALNSREKISYVWQQIVFYLQTFRTK, from the coding sequence ATGATACTGTCGCATTATTTCATACGGAAGAAAATTCTGTCGATCTTGGCACAGCCAGCAACCCGTCAGCCGAAAGGTCTGTCTTTGCCGGAGGCAGAACATATACTTCTGGTATATACGTATCCGGACAAAGAAGAAGTAGAGGCTTGTCTGGCTCAGGTGAAGGGGAAACATCAATGGACACATCTGTTATTCTCTGAAGTTCCGGTGCCGGAAACAGCGCTTACTTCAGATACGATTGTCTGTACCAAAAAAGAACTGGATGCCAAAGGTTTCCCTCCGGAGGCTTTGGTGGAAAAAGTAAAATCCGTTAAAGCCGATCTGCTGATTGACCTGACAACCGACGTCTGTTATCCATTATTATATTTGGTGGCACAGCATACGGCCGGAATGAAAGCTGGGGTGAAGAAACCCTTCGGTGAGTTTTATGATTTTTCACTGGCATTAAACTCGCGTGAAAAGATTTCGTATGTATGGCAACAAATCGTATTTTATTTGCAGACATTTCGTACGAAATAA
- the dapA gene encoding 4-hydroxy-tetrahydrodipicolinate synthase, whose protein sequence is MADINLKGMGVALITPFKEDESVDYEALGRLVDYLLQNGADYLVVLGTTAETPTLTEEEKKKIIELVVTKVRHRIPIVLGVGGNCTKSVVDKLKNDNFEGIDAVLSVVPYYNKPSQEGIYQHYKSIAQATDLPVILYNVPGRTGVNMTAETTLRLAREFKNIIAVKEASGNITQMDDIIKNKPKDFNVISGDDGITFPLITLGAIGVISVIGNAFPREFSRMVRLALAGDYESARTIHHRFTELFSLLFIDGNPAGVKSMLSMMGFVENRLRLPLVPTRIVTYEKIRHVLHELSIKC, encoded by the coding sequence ATGGCGGATATAAATTTAAAAGGGATGGGTGTTGCTTTGATAACCCCATTCAAGGAAGATGAGAGCGTTGACTACGAGGCTTTAGGTCGGTTGGTCGATTATTTGTTGCAGAATGGAGCAGACTATTTAGTCGTTTTAGGTACCACTGCAGAAACTCCGACATTGACTGAAGAGGAAAAGAAAAAGATCATAGAACTGGTTGTAACGAAAGTTCGTCATCGTATTCCAATCGTGTTGGGTGTTGGTGGCAATTGCACAAAATCGGTAGTAGACAAGTTGAAGAACGACAACTTTGAGGGTATTGATGCTGTCCTGTCGGTTGTTCCTTATTATAATAAGCCTTCTCAGGAAGGAATCTATCAGCATTATAAATCAATTGCCCAGGCAACAGATCTGCCTGTTATATTATATAATGTACCGGGAAGAACAGGTGTAAACATGACGGCAGAAACGACCTTGCGACTGGCTCGTGAATTCAAGAATATCATTGCCGTGAAGGAAGCTTCGGGCAATATCACACAGATGGACGACATCATCAAGAACAAACCGAAAGATTTCAATGTGATTTCGGGCGATGACGGCATCACTTTCCCGCTGATTACCTTAGGTGCTATCGGGGTGATTTCGGTCATCGGCAACGCATTCCCGCGTGAATTCAGCCGAATGGTGCGTCTGGCCCTGGCAGGAGATTATGAAAGTGCCCGTACCATTCATCATCGCTTTACGGAATTGTTCAGTCTGCTTTTCATCGATGGTAATCCGGCCGGTGTGAAGAGTATGTTAAGTATGATGGGCTTTGTGGAGAACCGCCTGCGTCTTCCGTTAGTCCCGACACGGATTGTGACATACGAAAAGATTCGCCACGTGCTGCATGAATTAAGCATTAAATGTTAA
- a CDS encoding retropepsin-like aspartic protease, with translation MKKLLLFVALALSFPIYSQQADERIGNLINQSDWFSLESAYPALKDAMQADFLKLLSEVMIGNYFNRPEEALTGIQQLLTNHQAEIGTENALGLAILTCQIEGDKGNYAVAADRAKSIMEQVKAQGGNPDAYSALQAVYDYYDKLRDIPAPEVERPATDVSVPVSIEKVKLPVSVDPKGERGTHILIPVSIHGNNYRFIFDTGAGTSYMSEQFARQVGVRIVNDSLMINQGLEGAARGKMGTLDSMQIGDMTFRNSLIAVATSNKLDSIMTVDAVLGMDFIRLFDEFRIYPKEGRIVFPIVPEKLPSSGRNLLLSDKALKLKAESQGESLRLHFDTGCTTAGLYYTYYNKHKEELDAVGKREIRTGGGFNVIRKSEILCLPAFTMTVGGTNMELRNLAVNIDEAGIQIAGDDGIIGMDLVNPFHCVVVNLKDMFLKLE, from the coding sequence ATGAAAAAGCTTTTGTTGTTTGTGGCCCTTGCTTTGTCTTTCCCTATTTATTCGCAGCAGGCCGATGAGCGTATTGGTAACCTGATTAATCAATCAGACTGGTTTAGTCTGGAAAGTGCTTATCCAGCTTTGAAGGATGCTATGCAAGCTGATTTCCTGAAATTATTATCAGAAGTGATGATTGGCAATTATTTCAATCGTCCGGAAGAAGCGTTGACTGGCATTCAGCAATTACTGACAAATCATCAGGCAGAAATAGGGACTGAGAATGCGCTCGGTCTGGCTATTCTGACTTGCCAGATAGAAGGAGACAAAGGTAATTATGCCGTCGCTGCCGATCGGGCGAAAAGCATCATGGAACAAGTAAAAGCGCAAGGAGGAAATCCGGATGCTTATTCGGCGTTGCAGGCTGTTTATGACTACTATGATAAGTTGCGCGATATTCCGGCTCCCGAAGTAGAAAGACCTGCCACAGACGTTTCAGTTCCGGTTTCAATAGAAAAAGTGAAATTACCCGTATCTGTTGATCCTAAAGGTGAACGAGGAACGCATATCTTGATACCGGTGAGCATTCATGGAAACAACTATCGCTTCATCTTTGATACCGGGGCCGGTACAAGTTATATGTCTGAACAGTTTGCTCGTCAAGTCGGTGTTCGGATCGTAAATGATTCTTTAATGATCAATCAGGGTTTGGAAGGAGCAGCCAGGGGAAAGATGGGAACATTGGACAGTATGCAGATTGGTGATATGACGTTCCGGAATTCGCTGATTGCTGTCGCTACATCAAACAAACTGGATAGTATCATGACGGTCGATGCTGTTTTGGGAATGGATTTTATCCGTCTGTTTGATGAGTTTCGTATTTATCCAAAAGAAGGGCGGATAGTGTTTCCTATTGTTCCGGAAAAACTTCCTTCCTCTGGGCGGAACTTATTGCTTTCTGATAAAGCCTTAAAACTAAAAGCTGAATCACAGGGAGAATCTCTTCGGCTACATTTTGATACAGGTTGCACGACGGCAGGCTTGTACTATACCTATTATAATAAGCATAAAGAAGAATTAGATGCTGTTGGTAAAAGAGAAATACGTACCGGAGGCGGTTTTAATGTGATTCGTAAAAGTGAAATCCTGTGTTTGCCTGCCTTTACGATGACAGTCGGAGGAACAAACATGGAATTGCGGAATCTTGCTGTCAATATTGATGAGGCCGGTATTCAGATCGCAGGAGACGATGGAATAATAGGAATGGATCTGGTAAATCCGTTTCATTGTGTTGTCGTTAATCTGAAAGATATGTTCTTGAAATTAGAGTAA